The genomic segment GCGGGGTGCAGGAGCGGGTGGTGTTTCCGCCGGACCCCGAGGTGACGGGCTGGCTGCGCCGGGCCGCGGCCCTCCCCCCGGAGGAGGCGCTGGCGCAGGCGGTGGCCGAAGACCCCCTCAATCCCTTCCTCGCGCTGCGCGAGGCGCGGGCGGCACGGGGCAACCGCCTCGCGGAGTTGCGGGCGGTGCGGCGGGCGCTCTCGGCAGAGCTGCCCTTTCCGGCCTGGGTACAGCTCGCCGCCGACCTCGACGCGCTGGGGTTTCCGGCCGCCGCCGACGTGGCCCTCGACCGGGCGCGGCGGGACGCGGCGGCGCGGGGCTACGACCCGGAAGTGCGGGTGGGCCGGGGGGCACTGGGGGCCTACGGCAATCCCAGCGGCTACGTGGGCACCCTGCTGGCGCAGGGGCGGCTGGCGCGGGCGGACGTGTGGCTGCGCTACCTGCGCGACCTGCACCCCCGCTTCGAGGGCGGCGACGCGCTGTACGCCCGCTACGCTGACCTGCTCGAGGCCCAGGGCCGGGGCGGCGAGGCCGAGGAATGGCGGCAGTTTCGCCGGGAGCTGCGGGCGGGGACCCTCTACAACCTGGGGCCGCAGGCTCCCGACCTCGTGCGGGCGGCCACCCGCACCCTGACCCTGGCGCTGCTGCTCGCGCTGGGGGCGGCCCTGCTCGCCCTGACCGCGCGGGCGTGGCGGGCGCAGGGTGTCCAGACCCGCCCGCTGGGAGGGCGCTGGCGCGGCTGGCGGCGGCCCCTGCTGCGGCTGCGACACACCTCCGTCCTGTACGCGACCTGGACCGAACGGCTGGGACTGACCGTGCTGGCGGCCGGTCTGGCGCTCGCGCTGGCCGCCTGGGGCTGGGCGAACGCGACGGCGGCGCAGCTTCAGGAGCCCGCCCTGAATGCGGGCACCTACGGGGGCGGGTGGGGCGCGGCCCGGCTGGGCGACCTGGGGTTGCGCCCCGGCCCCGACGCCGCGCTGCTCTCGGGCCTCGCCGCGCAGCTCGACGGGGACGACACGGCCGCCCGCGCACGCTACGCCCAGGCGGCGGGGGACCCCTGTGCCCGCAACAACCTCGCGGTGATCGCGCAGGCGCGGGGGGACGCCCCGCAAGCCCGCGAGGGGTACCGCGCCGCCCTGGCCGAGCGCCCCGACCTCGCCGCCGCCGCCTACAACCTGGGGCTACGCCCCGGCACCCCCGGCACCGACTTTCAGCGGGCGCTGCGGCCGGGGCAGCCCCGGCTGTGTTTTCCGGATGACCGCAGCCTCGCCCGCGCGGTGAGCGGGGACCTCGGGGTCACGCTGGGCCGCCTGGCCCGCGAGCCGCTGGCCGCCGGGGCGACGCTGGGCAGCCCCGGCTGGGCTGGGCCTTTCTGGGGGCGCTGGGGCTGGTGGGGGGCCTCGCCTTGAGCCTGCTGGTGCCGCGCCCGCCCGGGGCCGCGCGGCAGGACCGGCCGCCCCTCTACCGCCTCGCGGCGCTGCTGCTGCCGGGGTCAGCCCTGCTGGACAGCCCCTGGGGCGCGGTGCTGCTGCTGGCCTGGGGCGGCGCGGCGGCGGCGCTGCTGCCCCTCGCCGGGCTGACCCGCTTTGCCCCGCCGCTGGACCCCGCCGACCCGGCGGTGCGGGCCACACTGCTGGCCGTGCTGGCGGCGACCTACGCCCTGAATACGCTCGCCCTCGTGGGGGCCGAGGTGCGCCACGCCCGCGACCGGCGCCGCGCCGCGCAGGCGGGCTAGGGACACCCCGCCCGCAGACACGGGTCAGGTTGGCCCGCCATACTGCCCGGATGTTTAGCCGAGAAGGTCTTCTCCGCCCCCTGACCCCAGGCCGCCGCCGAAGTTCGCGGACCCTCCTGACCACCCTGCTGCTGGGCTTCGCCCCACTGGCCTGGGCGCAGGGCGCGGCGCAGCTCACCGTGACCACCGACCAGACGGTCGCCTACGTCAATGGCGTGGCGGCCCCCTTTCCCGCCGCGCCCCGCTTGATCGGCGGGCGCACGCTGGTGCCCCTGCGCGAGACGGCGGCGCTGCTGGGCCAGCCCGTGGCCGAGGTGGGCGGGCAGCTTCAGGTGGGCCGCCTGAACGTGGACCCAGTGCGCTCGGCGGCCTTTCTGGCGGGAGCCGCGCAGCCTTCCGGCAGCGTGGCGGACGTGGGCGGCGTGCTGTACGTGCCCGTGCGCCTGCTCGCCGACGCCCTGAACGCGAACCTCAGCGTGGGCGCCGACGGCCGCACGCTGACCCTGTCGGTGCTGGCGCAGGGGGTCAATCCCCTCGCGCCGCAGGCCCGCTTCGCCACCGACAAGACGGTGTACGCGCCCGGCGAGCGGGTGGTGTACACCGAGTACGCCTTCGACCCCGACGGGGCCGACCTCACCGCGCGGCGCTGGACCGGACGGCAGGAGGTCTTCTTCCAGCCCGGCACCTACACCGTCACCCTGCAGGTCACCAACAGCCGGGGCCTCCAGAGTGCGCCCTTCTCCCGGACCCTGCGGGTGGAGGGTCCGGCGGTGGATACCCCGCTGACCTACGCCCTGCGCTACGCCGAGCCGGGCGACCGCTTTCCCGATCCGCAGATTCGCAGCTATCCGCTCGCGCCGACCCAGCCCACCTTCCGCGAGAACCATCCCCTGATCTTCAGCAACAGCCCGGAGGTGCCGACCCAGAGCGGCGTCCTGTACCAGGACAGCGTGTCCGGGCGGGTGCGGCTGCTGGGCTACCACCTCAACGGCCTGAAGACCGGAGCGCGGCTGCACATCCTGGCCCGCAACTTGGAGGGCCGTCCGGTGGACCTCCGCACCGAGCGCCAGGGCGA from the Deinococcus sp. NW-56 genome contains:
- a CDS encoding stalk domain-containing protein, with amino-acid sequence MFSREGLLRPLTPGRRRSSRTLLTTLLLGFAPLAWAQGAAQLTVTTDQTVAYVNGVAAPFPAAPRLIGGRTLVPLRETAALLGQPVAEVGGQLQVGRLNVDPVRSAAFLAGAAQPSGSVADVGGVLYVPVRLLADALNANLSVGADGRTLTLSVLAQGVNPLAPQARFATDKTVYAPGERVVYTEYAFDPDGADLTARRWTGRQEVFFQPGTYTVTLQVTNSRGLQSAPFSRTLRVEGPAVDTPLTYALRYAEPGDRFPDPQIRSYPLAPTQPTFRENHPLIFSNSPEVPTQSGVLYQDSVSGRVRLLGYHLNGLKTGARLHILARNLEGRPVDLRTERQGETAPTRIETLLGQVTLLDYFASTGGPTLTLPPGETVPVYASPTLTPGTGVNVMQDLVASGRVELTFLMLEEGLPATAQVAQQLPYLPHDGKHQRGTFENAVRGLRVNLTSLPARLVIGDGQVDPAITGVDKLTGQPQRLAGNYGVRYHLEVYGAGGAAVAFSPRGGLYRGAMHVQDGPLAQTIKLPRTGNAIEPDQPVLLWRSQSDRLDLDLVPASGSNLPVSLIFYKTSGLGTGGYGGLFKPYQP